In Solanum pennellii chromosome 3, SPENNV200, a single window of DNA contains:
- the LOC107014202 gene encoding pectinesterase inhibitor-like has translation MALSYMFLLVSLLSISFTLTNVRADLISDVCSKALKPAICLSALRGDSRSKGANLEGLAAISIDLSLKNMQSAHDLVNTLLKQATDPKLKTRYSSCLENYNDGIDELRGLPALLKSGDYSGLNIHASAALDDPSTCDDNFSGPPVEAPQLKAASDKVQGLISIILVISNQLK, from the coding sequence ATGGCACTTTCATACATGTTTTTGCTAGTCTCTCTGTTATCAATCTCCTTCACTTTAACAAATGTGAGAGCAGATTTAATAAGCGATGTTTGCTCAAAAGCACTAAAACCAGCAATATGTTTATCGGCTTTACGAGGGGATTCTCGATCCAAAGGTGCAAATCTTGAAGGCCTTGCAGCGATTTCAATAGATTTATCATTAAAGAACATGCAATCTGCACATGATCTTGTTAATACATTGCTTAAACAGGCTACAGATCCAAAATTAAAGACACGATATAGTTCGTGTTTGGAGAATTATAATGACGGTATCGATGAACTTAGAGGATTGCCTGCACTCTTAAAGTCTGGAGATTATTCTGGTTTGAATATTCATGCATCTGCTGCTTTGGATGATCCTTCTACGTGTGATGACAATTTTTCAGGTCCACCCGTTGAAGCACCCCAATTGAAAGCTGCTAGTGACAAGGTTCAAggacttattagtataattttggTTATTAGCAATCAATTGAAATGA